In Herpetosiphonaceae bacterium, the sequence CCGCGTCAATGTGCTCGGCCTGCACGATCACCGCCGTGCGCTCGTTGGCCGTGGCGATATACGCCCCCAGGCTCAGCCCGTAGCCGTGCGCGCGCCCGATGCCGACGCCGCGCGTGCCGAAGGGCGCGTACTTCGCCCAGCGCACCACCTGCTCGGCCTGTGCGGCGGAGTTGACCTGCGGCGCGATAATCCCCGCCGCCCCGACATCGAGCGCCTTCTTGATCGGCACCTCCGCCGCCACCGGCAGACGCACGAGACACGGTGTTGCCGCACCCGCGCCCTGGAGCGTTGCCTGAAGCTCGCGCGCATCGAAAACGCTGTGCTCGGCGTCGATAAAGAGCCAGTCGAAGCCGACCGCCGCCATGAGCTCGGCGACCGA encodes:
- a CDS encoding aldolase/citrate lyase family protein, whose amino-acid sequence is MTHSFRARLLGGERLVGTMITLTSPSVAELMAAVGFDWLFIDAEHSVFDARELQATLQGAGAATPCLVRLPVAAEVPIKKALDVGAAGIIAPQVNSAAQAEQVVRWAKYAPFGTRGVGIGRAHGYGLSLGAYIATANERTAVIVQAEHIDAVEQIDAIVRVEGIDAVLVGPYDLSASIGRLGQVDHPEVTQAIDRVTEACLGAGVRLGIFGVSADAVQPSIDRGYTLIVAGVDTLLLGQAAKGLLDQLKT